One part of the Ochotona princeps isolate mOchPri1 chromosome 18, mOchPri1.hap1, whole genome shotgun sequence genome encodes these proteins:
- the BCL2 gene encoding apoptosis regulator Bcl-2 isoform X2, translated as MAHAGRTGYDNREIVMKYIHYKLSQRGYEWDAGDAGAAPTPGVFFQPARTPAPASTRDAAARTLPPQPPPQPPPPPPAAGPALSPVPPVVHLTLRQAGDDFSRRYRRDFAEMSSQLHLTPFTARGRFATVVEELFRDGVNWGRIVAFFEFGGVMCVESVNREMSPLVDNIALWMTEYLNRHLHTWIQDNGGWS; from the coding sequence ATGGCGCACGCCGGGAGAACAGGGTACGACAACCGGGAGATCGTGATGAAGTACATCCACTATAAGCTGTCCCAGAGGGGCTACGAGTGGGACGCGGGCGACGCGGGTGCCGCCCCCACGCCGGGCGTCTTCTTCCAGCCCGCGCGCACCCCCGCGCCCGCATCGACCCGGGACGCGGCCGCCCGGACCTTGCCACCGCAGCCGCCGCCtcagccgccgccgcctcccccgGCCGCGGGGCCCGCGCTCAGCCCCGTGCCACCTGTGGTCCACCTGACCCTCCGCCAGGCCGGCGACGACTTCTCCCGGCGCTACCGCCGCGACTTCGCCGAGATGTCCAGCCAGCTGCACCTGACACCCTTCACCGCGAGGGGACGCTTTGCCACGGTGGTGGAGGAGCTCTTCAGGGACGGGGTGAACTGGGGGAGGATTGTGGCCTTCTTTGAGTTCGGTGGGGTCATGTGTGTGGAGAGCGTCAACCGGGAGATGTCGCCCCTGGTGGACAATATCGCCCTGTGGATGACTGAGTACCTGAACCGGCACCTGCACACCTGGATCCAGGATAATGGAGGCTGG